TTGGCTGCGCCGATGCGTTTTCCGGTGATCTTGATAAAGTCGCCGGACTCTACGCCGAGTTTTGCCATGACGTCGTTGTTTATTCTCGCATATCCGGATCCCGCTTCACTGCGGTCTGCCTCCTGCACAATCAATGAGATTTTAATATTGTCTGACATTTTTCACTTCCTAATCTGTTATAAATATATGTCATTCCCAACTTCTATTTAAAGTATGGTTGGGGGCAATATAAATCGGAAGCATAGAATGTTATTTATAGGCTTACAATACAGAAAATCATTGGGCGCGCAGGATGGAGAATCATAGTTACCAATTTTTTCGTAGTTTTGGATAGGTATATGTCATAATAACGAGCATTACTGTAGTGATACAAATGAAAAAGAATGTACTTGCAATCCTCCTTCTCTTTGTGGTCTTTGCACTCTTCGCTATCCCTGCGGCAGCAGAAGACACCCAGACCGACAAAGTGATCCTCGTTTCCGGATACGGGTTATCTACTACCTCTCCGGATAAAGTAACGATCAGCTTCGGCGTTGAGACCGAAAACCCTGATGCAAAAATCGCCCAGAGCGAAAATGCTGCACTGATGGAAAAAGTAGTTGCCGCACTCAAGAATGCCGGCATCAAAGACTCAAACATCCAGACGACCGGTTACAACATCTACTCCTATGTAACAAGCGAGTATAATCCGAGCCTGTGGGCAAATGGTACCACAGTCTACAAAGTAACGAACACTGTCCAGATCATCTCCTACGATGTCGACAAAGCAGGATCATACATTGATGCCGCAGTCGCCGCAGGAGCAAACTCTGTGAACAGCCTCCAGTTCGGTCTTTCGGACGCGAAGCTGATCATTGAGAGAAACGCTGCGATCCTCTCGGCTGTCAAGTCAGCACGTGCCGATGCAGATTCAGTTTCCTCCGCACTTGGTCTGAAGATCTCGGGAACCGGGACCATCAATGTAGGTCAGAGCTACACGCCAGTCTCCTACACGAACATGGATGTCTCCTTACTGAAGACCGAAGCAGCTGCCGGAACACGGACCACCATCGAATCCGGTGAGATCAAAACAACGGCAACGGTTTCGATCGTTTACACCTACTAACCCCCAATTTTTCC
This Methanocorpusculum sp. DNA region includes the following protein-coding sequences:
- a CDS encoding SIMPL domain-containing protein, giving the protein MKKNVLAILLLFVVFALFAIPAAAEDTQTDKVILVSGYGLSTTSPDKVTISFGVETENPDAKIAQSENAALMEKVVAALKNAGIKDSNIQTTGYNIYSYVTSEYNPSLWANGTTVYKVTNTVQIISYDVDKAGSYIDAAVAAGANSVNSLQFGLSDAKLIIERNAAILSAVKSARADADSVSSALGLKISGTGTINVGQSYTPVSYTNMDVSLLKTEAAAGTRTTIESGEIKTTATVSIVYTY